One genomic region from Panthera tigris isolate Pti1 chromosome D1, P.tigris_Pti1_mat1.1, whole genome shotgun sequence encodes:
- the LOC102952856 gene encoding olfactory receptor 51Q1-like, translating into MPEVTNTTQGSFYFILTGIPGFEASHIWISIPFCCLYTISIMGNTTILTVISKEPSLHQPMYLFLSMLALTDLGLTLTTLPTVMQLLWFNVHEISFEACFAQFFFLHGFSFMESSVLLAMSFDRYVAICRPLHYASILTGEVIGKIGLAIICRCVLAVLPSLFLLKRLPFCRSHLLSHSYCLHQDMIRLVCADIRVNSWYGFALVLLIIVMDPLLIVLSYTLILKSILGTASWTERFRALNNCLSHVLAVLVLYVPMVGVSMTHRFAKHASPLVHIIMANTYLLAPPVMNPIIYSVKTKQIRQGIFNLLFQRKVY; encoded by the coding sequence ATGCCTGAAGTGACTAATACCACACAAGGCTCCTTCTATTTCATCCTCACTGGCATCCCTGGATTTGAGGCCTCCCACATCTGGATCTCCATCCCCTTCTGCTGCCTCTACACCATCTCCATCATGGGTAACACCACCATTCTCACGGTCATCAGCAAGGAGCCATCCCTCCACCAGCCCATGTACCTATTTCTCTCCATGCTGGCCCTGACCGACCTGGGCCTCACCCTCACCACCCTGCCCACAGTCATGCAGCTCCTCTGGTTCAACGTTCATGAGATCAGCTTTGAAGCGTGTTTTGCCCAGTTCTTCTTCCTCCATGGATTCTCCTTCATGGAATCTTCTGTGTTGTTGGCCATGTCCTTTgatcgctatgtggccatctgccgCCCTCTGCATTATGCCTCCATCCTCACCGGTGAAGTCATTGGCAAGATCGGCTTAGCCATCATTTGCCGCTGTGTCCTGGCTGttctcccctcccttttcctaCTCAAGCGCCTGCCCTTCTGCcgctcccaccttctctctcactcctATTGCCTCCACCAGGATATGATCCGCCTCGTCTGTGCTGATATCCGGGTCAATAGCTGGTATGGATTTGCTCTTGTTTTGCTCATTATTGTGATGGACCCTTTGCTCATTGTGCTCTCCTACACACTCATCCTGAAGAGTATCTTGGGCACAGCCTCCTGGACTGAGCGGTTCCGGGCCCTCAATAACTGTCTATCCCACGTGCTGGCTGTTCTGGTCCTTTATGTTCCCATGGTTGGAGTATCCATGACTCATCGATTTGCCAAGCATGCCTCTCCGCTGGTCCACATTATCATGGCCAATACCTACCTGTTGGCACCGCCTGTGATGAACCCCATCATTTACAGTGTCAAGACTAAGCAGATCCGCCAGGGAATCTTCAATCTACTCTTCCAGAGGAAAGTGTACTAA
- the LOC102959985 gene encoding olfactory receptor 51Q1-like: MKLPSSVMSKVTNSTQAPFYFILTGIPGFEASHIWISIPFCCLYTISIMGNTTILTVIRKEPSLHQPMYLFLSMLALTDLGLTLTTLPTVMQLLWFNADEIGFEACFAQLFFIHTFSFMESSVLLAMSFDRYVAICRPLHYASTLTGEVIGKIGLAIICRCVLAVLPSLFLLKRLPFCRSHLLSHSYCLHQDMIRLVCADIRVNSWYGFALVLLIIVMDPLLIVLSYTFILKSILGTASWTERFRALNNCLSHVLAVLVLYVPMVGVSMTHRFAKHASPLVHVIMANIYLLAPPVMNPIIYSVKTKQIRQGIICLLSQRDMCLR; the protein is encoded by the coding sequence ATGAAGCTACCTTCATCGGTCATGTCCAAGGTGACTAACAGCACCCAAGCACCCTTCTACTTCATCCTCACAGGCATCCCTGGTTTTGAGGCCTCTCACATCTGGATCTCCATCCCCTTCTGCTGCCTCTACACCATCTCCATCATGGGTAACACCACCATTCTCACGGTCATCCGCAAGGAGCCATCCCTCCACCAGCCCATGTACCTATTTCTCTCCATGCTGGCCCTGACCGACCTGGGCCTCACCCTCACCACCCTGCCCACAGTCATGCAGCTCCTCTGGTTCAATGCTGATGAGATCGGCTTTGAAGCGTGTTTTGCACAGTTATTTTTCATTCATACATTCTCCTTTATGGAATCTTCTGTGTTGTTGGCCATGTCCTTTgatcgctatgtggccatctgccgCCCTCTGCATTATGCCTCCACCCTCACCGGTGAAGTCATTGGCAAGATCGGCTTAGCCATCATTTGCCGCTGTGTCCTGGCTGttctcccctcccttttcctaCTCAAGCGCCTGCCCTTCTGCcgctcccaccttctctctcactcctATTGCCTCCACCAGGATATGATCCGCCTCGTCTGTGCTGACATCCGGGTCAATAGCTGGTATGGATTTGCTCTTGTTTTGCTCATTATTGTGATGGACCCTTTGCTCATTGTGCTCTCCTACACATTCATCCTGAAGAGTATCTTGGGCACAGCCTCCTGGACTGAGCGGTTCCGAGCCCTCAATAACTGTCTATCCCACGTGCTGGCTGTTCTGGTCCTTTATGTTCCCATGGTTGGAGTATCCATGACTCATCGATTTGCCAAGCATGCCTCTCCACTGGTCCACGTTATCATGGCCAATATCTACCTGTTGGCACCACCTGTGATGAACCCCATCATTTACAGTGTCAAGACTAAGCAGATCCGTCAGGGAATTATCTGCCTCCTTTCCCAAAGAGATATGTGCTTAAGATGA
- the LOC102952576 gene encoding olfactory receptor 51I2-like, translated as MGAESNGSLDLSVFLTGIPGLEAQHGWLSIPFFTVYIVAIVGNNLIMAAVQADPTLHEPMYLFLSMLAVTEVGVSVSTLPTVMGILWFDARQIDLDGCLAQMFFIHTFSCMESGVLLAMSYDRFIAIYNPLRYTAILTLPRIICMGLGITLKSVTLMAPLPVLLKQLPYCHTNVLSHSYCLHSDLIQLPCANTKLSSILGLAIVLATFGLDSLLIIVSYVLILYTVLGIASGEGRRKALNTCVSHICAVLMYYVPMIGVSVMHRAAKHASPLVHTLMSSLYLFVPPVLNPIIYSVKTKPIRQGIFTLFSCKRKLL; from the coding sequence ATGGGAGCTGAAAGCAATGGAAGTCTTGACCTATCCGTCTTCCTGACTGGCATCCCAGGATTGGAGGCCCAACATGGCTGgctttccattcctttcttcaCTGTGTATATTGTGGCCATTGTGGGTAACAACCTAATCATGGCAGCAGTGCAGGCAGACCCTACCCTTCACGAGCCCATGTACTTGTTTCTCTCCATGTTGGCTGTGACAGAGGTGGGCGTTTCTGTGTCTACACTGCCCACTGTCATGGGTATTCTTTGGTTTGATGCCCGCCAGATTGACCTGGATGGCTGCCTGGCTCAGATGTTCTTCATCCACACTTTCTCCTGCATGGAATCAGGGGTCCTGTTGGCCATGAGTTATGACCGCTTTATAGCCATCTACAATCCACTGCGATATACAGCCATCCTAACCCTGCCACGTATCATTTGCATGGGTCTGGGCATCACACTGAAGAGTGTGACGCTCATGGCCCCACTTCCAGTCCTTTTGAAACAACTGCCCTATTGCCACACCAATGTACTCTCCCATTCCTACTGCCTCCACTCAGACCTGATCCAGCTGCCTTGTGCTAATACGAAGCTCAGTAGCATCCTGGGTTTGGCCATTGTCCTGGCCACTTTTGGGCTGGACTCACTGCTTATCATTGTCTCTTATGTGCTGATTCTTTACACGGTGCTGGGCATTGCTTCTGGGGAGGGACGGCGGAAGGCCCTCAACACGTGTGTGTCACATATCTGCGCAGTGCTCATGTACTACGTGCCCATGATTGGTGTGTCTGTGATGCATCGTGCTGCCAAGCATGCCTCACCCCTGGTCCACACACTCATGTCTAGCCTCTACCTCTTTGTGCCTCCTGTGCTCAACCCCATCATCTACAGTGTCAAGACCAAGCCAATCCGACAGGGGATTTTCACCTTGTTCTCCTGCAAGAGGAAATTGCTCTGA